Proteins encoded within one genomic window of Oncorhynchus mykiss isolate Arlee chromosome 27, USDA_OmykA_1.1, whole genome shotgun sequence:
- the LOC118944677 gene encoding uncharacterized protein LOC118944677 isoform X2 produces the protein MSVLFVTTVRSALVLFVTTVRSALVLFVTTVRSALVLFVTTVRSALVLFVTTVRSALVLFVTTVRSALVLFVTTVRSALVLFVTTVRSALVFVTTVRSALVLFVTTVRSALVLFVTTVRSALVLFVTTGRSALVLFDTTVRSALVLFVTTVRSALVLFVTTVRSALVLFVTTVRSALVLFVTTVRSALVVFVTTVRSALVLFVTTVRSALVLFVTTVRSALVLFVTTVRSALVLFVTTVRSALVLFVTTVRSALVLFVTTVRSALVLFVTTVRSALVLFVTTVRSALVLIVTTVRSALVLFVTTVRSALVLFVTTVRSALVLFVTTVRSALVLFLC, from the exons ATGTCAGTGTTGTTTGTTACTACGGTTAGGTCTGCTTTGGTGTTGTTTGTTACTACGGTTAGGTCTGCTTTGGTGTTGTTTGTTACTACGGTTAGGTCTGCTTTGGTGTTGTTTGTTACTACGGTTAGGTCTGCTTTGGTGTTGTTTGTTACTACGGTTAGGTCTGCTTTGGTGTTGTTTGTTACTACGGTTAGGTCTGCTTTGGTGTTGTTTGTTACTACGGTTAGGTCTGCTTTGGTGTTGTTTGTTACTACGGTTAGGTCTGCTTTGGTGTTTGTTACTACGGTTAGGTCTGCTTTGGTGTTGTTTGTTACTACGGTTAGGTCTGCTTTGGTGTTGTTTGTTACTACGGTTAGGTCTGCTTTGGTGTTGTTTGTTACTACGGGTAGGTCTGCTTTGGTGTTGTTTGATACTACGGTTAGGTCTGCTTTGGTGTTGTTTGTTACTACGGTTAGGTCTGCTTTGGTGTTGTTTGTTACTACGGTTAGGTCTGCTTTGGTGTTGTTTGTTACTACAGTTAGGTCTGCTTTGGTGTTGTTTGTTACTACGGTTAGGTCTGCTTTGGTGGTGTTTGTTACTACGGTTAGGTCTGCTTTGGTGTTGTTTGTTACTACGGTTAGGTCTGCTTTGGTGTTGTTTGTTACTACGGTTAGGTCTGCTTTGGTGTTGTTTGTTACTACGGTTAGGTCTGCTTTGGTGTTGTTTGTTACTACGGTTAGGTCTGCTTTGGTGTTGTTTGTTACTACGGTTAGGTCTGCTTTGGTGTTGTTTGTTACTACGGTTAGGTCTGCTTTGGTGTTGTTTGTTACTACGGTTAGGTCTGCTTTGGTGTTGTTTGTTACTACGGTTAGGTCTGCTTTGGTCTTGATTGTTACTACGGTTAGGTCTGCTTTGGTGTTGTTTGTTACTACGGTTAGGTCTGCTTTGGTGTTGTTTGTTACTACGGTTAGGTCTGCTTTGGTGTTGTTTGTTACTACGGTTAG GTCTGCTTTGGTGTTGTTTCTTTGCTAA
- the LOC118944677 gene encoding uncharacterized protein LOC118944677 isoform X1, whose translation MSVLFVTTVRSALVLFVTTVRSALVLFVTTVRSALVLFVTTVRSALVLFVTTVRSALVLFVTTVRSALVLFVTTVRSALVLFVTTVRSALVLFVTTVRSALVLFVTTVRSALVLFVTTGRSALVLFDTTVRSALVLFVTTVRSALVLFVTTVRSALVLFVTTVRSALVLFVTTVRSALVVFVTTVRSALVLFVTTVRSALVLFVTTVRSALVLFVTTVRSALVLFVTTVRSALVLFVTTVRSALVLFVTTVRSALVLFVTTVRSALVLFVTTVRSALVLIVTTVRSALVLFVTTVRSALVLFVTTVRSALVLFVTTVRSALVLFVTTVRSALVLFLC comes from the exons ATGTCAGTGTTGTTTGTTACTACGGTTAGGTCTGCTTTGGTGTTGTTTGTTACTACGGTTAGGTCTGCTTTGGTGTTGTTTGTTACTACGGTTAGGTCTGCTTTGGTGTTGTTTGTTACTACGGTTAGGTCTGCTTTGGTGTTGTTTGTTACTACGGTTAGGTCTGCTTTGGTGTTGTTTGTTACTACGGTTAGGTCTGCTTTGGTGTTGTTTGTTACTACGGTTAGGTCTGCTTTGGTGTTGTTTGTTACTACGGTTAG GTCTGCTTTGGTGTTGTTTGTTACTACGGTTAGGTCTGCTTTGGTGTTGTTTGTTACTACGGTTAGGTCTGCTTTGGTGTTGTTTGTTACTACGGGTAGGTCTGCTTTGGTGTTGTTTGATACTACGGTTAGGTCTGCTTTGGTGTTGTTTGTTACTACGGTTAGGTCTGCTTTGGTGTTGTTTGTTACTACGGTTAGGTCTGCTTTGGTGTTGTTTGTTACTACAGTTAGGTCTGCTTTGGTGTTGTTTGTTACTACGGTTAGGTCTGCTTTGGTGGTGTTTGTTACTACGGTTAGGTCTGCTTTGGTGTTGTTTGTTACTACGGTTAGGTCTGCTTTGGTGTTGTTTGTTACTACGGTTAGGTCTGCTTTGGTGTTGTTTGTTACTACGGTTAGGTCTGCTTTGGTGTTGTTTGTTACTACGGTTAGGTCTGCTTTGGTGTTGTTTGTTACTACGGTTAGGTCTGCTTTGGTGTTGTTTGTTACTACGGTTAGGTCTGCTTTGGTGTTGTTTGTTACTACGGTTAGGTCTGCTTTGGTGTTGTTTGTTACTACGGTTAGGTCTGCTTTGGTCTTGATTGTTACTACGGTTAGGTCTGCTTTGGTGTTGTTTGTTACTACGGTTAGGTCTGCTTTGGTGTTGTTTGTTACTACGGTTAGGTCTGCTTTGGTGTTGTTTGTTACTACGGTTAGGTCTGCTTTGGTGTTGTTTGTTACTACGGTTAGGTCTGCTTTGGTGTTGTTTCTTTGCTAA